From the genome of Helicobacter pylori, one region includes:
- a CDS encoding outer membrane beta-barrel protein has protein sequence MKKSFKKLGFVSLAASSVLLGSMNATDLETYAALQKLSHVFGNYAEKSEGSKDKKDSSSQTPQQQAQSTVASDSQEATKLENTAAADQTTAKTDETDTKSADTTVANAANQVETDNTAVQKAEKTLQDDVAKVEGDAKSKDFDETTFTADQAAEQTAEANLQKAEDKLTTDQDALSTALQDEKETPAPSTPPEKKDDKASSSGSPTPSGSGVASQLTKDTAMVNSLKSVSVSSMNATLSGVETMSQQTATISNLLNSNTDLSSVISNAQGLSSAFSALESAQNTLKGYLDSSSATIGQLTNGSNAVVGTLDRAINQVDTALADLTADTQKTQAVTLVAAGSSATNSATTDAINFLSALKTNLTAQKDAFMSVHKNIQTAVAQAQATHTPSVINTNNYGQMYGVDAMAGYKWFFGKTKRFGFRSYGYYSYNHANLSFVGSQLGIMEGASQVNNFTYGMGFDALYNFYESKEGYNTAGLFLGFGLGGDSFIVQGESYLKSQMNICNNTAGCSASMNASYFQMPVEFGFRSNFSKHSGIEMGFKLPLFTNQFYKERGVDGSVDVFYKRNFSIYFNYMINF, from the coding sequence ATGAAAAAGTCATTCAAAAAATTAGGCTTCGTCTCTTTAGCGGCCAGTAGCGTGCTTTTAGGGAGCATGAACGCTACTGATTTAGAAACCTACGCAGCATTGCAAAAACTATCGCATGTTTTTGGTAATTATGCTGAAAAGAGTGAGGGTAGTAAAGATAAAAAGGATAGCAGTTCACAAACCCCACAACAACAAGCCCAATCCACCGTTGCAAGCGACAGCCAAGAAGCGACAAAACTTGAAAACACCGCTGCTGCTGATCAAACCACCGCTAAAACTGATGAAACTGATACAAAAAGTGCTGACACCACTGTAGCTAATGCGGCTAACCAAGTAGAAACCGATAACACAGCCGTTCAAAAAGCTGAAAAAACTTTACAAGACGATGTAGCTAAAGTTGAAGGCGATGCTAAATCTAAAGATTTTGATGAAACAACTTTTACAGCGGATCAAGCAGCAGAGCAAACCGCTGAAGCAAATTTACAAAAGGCTGAAGATAAGCTCACTACAGACCAAGATGCTTTAAGCACGGCGTTACAAGATGAGAAAGAAACACCAGCTCCATCAACCCCACCAGAGAAAAAGGATGATAAAGCCTCTTCAAGCGGCTCACCAACTCCAAGCGGTAGCGGCGTGGCAAGCCAGCTAACCAAAGATACCGCTATGGTTAATAGTCTTAAGAGTGTGAGCGTGAGCTCTATGAACGCCACTTTAAGTGGGGTAGAAACCATGTCTCAGCAAACCGCAACGATCAGCAATCTTTTGAATAGTAATACTGATTTAAGCAGTGTGATTTCTAATGCTCAAGGGCTAAGCAGTGCGTTTAGTGCGTTAGAAAGCGCTCAAAACACTTTAAAAGGCTATTTAGATTCTTCTAGCGCGACGATCGGGCAATTGACGAACGGCTCTAATGCGGTTGTGGGCACGTTAGATAGAGCTATCAATCAAGTGGATACGGCTCTAGCCGATCTTACAGCTGATACGCAAAAAACGCAAGCCGTTACGCTTGTAGCTGCCGGTAGTAGTGCAACGAACAGCGCAACGACAGACGCCATAAATTTCTTAAGCGCGCTAAAAACCAATCTAACGGCTCAAAAAGACGCTTTCATGAGTGTGCATAAAAACATCCAAACCGCTGTCGCTCAAGCCCAAGCAACCCACACGCCAAGCGTGATTAACACTAATAATTACGGGCAAATGTATGGGGTAGATGCGATGGCAGGGTATAAGTGGTTCTTTGGTAAAACCAAACGCTTTGGCTTTAGGTCTTATGGATACTACAGCTATAACCATGCGAATTTAAGCTTTGTAGGGAGCCAGCTTGGAATCATGGAGGGCGCATCTCAAGTGAATAACTTCACTTATGGCATGGGCTTTGATGCACTCTATAACTTCTATGAAAGCAAAGAGGGCTATAACACAGCAGGGTTGTTCTTAGGCTTTGGATTAGGAGGGGATTCGTTTATCGTTCAAGGAGAGAGCTACTTAAAATCTCAAATGAACATTTGCAATAACACTGCAGGCTGTTCAGCGAGCATGAATGCGAGCTATTTCCAAATGCCTGTTGAATTTGGTTTTAGGAGCAATTTTTCTAAACACAGCGGGATTGAAATGGGCTTTAAATTGCCTTTATTCACCAACCAATTCTATAAAGAAAGGGGCGTAGATGGATCGGTAGATGTGTTCTATAAAAGGAATTTCTCTATCTATTTTAACTACATGAT